A segment of the Candidatus Peregrinibacteria bacterium genome:
TGATTACAATGAGGAAAGACATGTTATCGTTGAGATAACGAGTGATCTCGACAATGAAACGACACTTGATGCACTCCAGCAAGTAATTGATCTCAAGTTTAAGGAACGTCAGGATAAAAACGTAACCGATGAAGAAAAAGCGGCACTGCGCGCTAAGGCAGACGAATTTCTGAAGACGATTACTCCGGAAACTTTTGAAAATCAGGGAAAAATTCGACAAAAAGATGACAATGTTACCTTTACGCCAGAAAAGACATACTGGAATGATGAAGTCACTTCCTCATTCCCCGAGGATCATGAGCAAATTTGGAATGCCGCACCAGAGAGCGTTTTTCCGAAAATCTTAGAACGTAAAATAACGAGTCTCAAACAAAATGCAAATGGTGGATATGAAGCTGTAGAAAATACAGAAAATGTCGTCATGAAAGTTCTGAAAAAGGAAATGGCCACAAGAGAACAAAAAGAAAAAGGAGAAGATTTTGAAGCTGTGAAAAAAGAAGTGTCGGAAAGGTCAGACATGGTTTCAGCGAAATCCTCGACTCCTGAGGGAGAGAATGGTGTAGCAGTGACACTCGATAACAAAGACGTTACAGTAAAACCGTCGACAGAATCAGAGACTACGACATTTCCTTCGCTTCTTTCCGTTCCGGAGGTATACCAAGGGGCACTTTTAAATTTGGATGAAGGGAAAATATCCGATGTCCTCGAAACAGATACCGAATATGCCATTTTTCGTATTGTTCCCGCAGAACCAAATCAAATTGAAACGCATGTTTCGGGAATTTACGTTCTGAAATCGACAAAAGATACTCGGGCGAAGATAGACGCTATCAAAGAAAGACTTTCTGAAAAAACCACCACTACTCAAGAAGAAAAGCTCACCGTTTCTGAAATTGTATTCGCCATTGATGTTTCGGGATGGAAAGATACCGGTCTTGGAGGGCTTCAATTTAAAAGGGCACGAGTGGGAAGTGATCCGAATACCAAGAGGCCTCTTGTGGAAATACTCTTCAATGATGAGGGCTCAAAGCTTTTTGAAGACGTTTCTGGTCGAAATATTGGAAAACAAGTGGCAATTTTCGTGGGAGGAGTCCTCATCTCAGCACCAACAATTCAGGAAAAAATATCTGGCGGGGCTGCGGTAATAACTTTGGGAATCTCGAATTTTACTGAAGCAAGAAAACAGGCAGTTGAACTCGCGAGAGAACTCAATGGAGGATCTACGCCGGCCCCATTTGTGGAAAAAGGGCAGTTCAAAATTGGTGCAACACTCGGCAGTGAAGCCCTTCAAAAATCCCTCCAGGCGGGAATGCTGGGATTCCTCTTCCTCTCTATTTTTATGATTTTTTTCTATCGCTATCTCGGATTCATCGCCGTCCTCGCACTCGGATTTTACTCGATTTTTATCGTTTTCCTTTTGCAGGCAAGTCTTTCTTTTGGTCTCGCGGCAGTCCTCGGAGTTGTCGTCTTTACGACGAGCATGTACTCATTTTCATCTCTCGAGAAAAATGAATTTCTTTCCCTTTTTATTGCGCTCATTCTCGCAATTATGGTGACATTCATCGCTCATAGTCCAATGGTACTCACTCTTGCAGGAGTATCAGGGATTTTGCTTTCTGTTGGAATGGCAGTTGACGCGAATATTCTTATTTTTGAACGAATAAAAGAAGAATTACGAAATGGAAGAAGTTTTTCAGCAGCATCTGCAATTGGTTTTGAAAGAGCATGGAGTTCTGTACGAGATTCAA
Coding sequences within it:
- a CDS encoding MMPL family transporter, translating into MNISSRVLKTLALILIVAFMGAYVMPKSWKEQIPFSSIRENLLAKKPNFGLDLVGGRQFDFLVDLSEVEKRNADNDPDNDRDPATVVESIGEVLRGRIDPTATRELNIYSADYNEERHVIVEITSDLDNETTLDALQQVIDLKFKERQDKNVTDEEKAALRAKADEFLKTITPETFENQGKIRQKDDNVTFTPEKTYWNDEVTSSFPEDHEQIWNAAPESVFPKILERKITSLKQNANGGYEAVENTENVVMKVLKKEMATREQKEKGEDFEAVKKEVSERSDMVSAKSSTPEGENGVAVTLDNKDVTVKPSTESETTTFPSLLSVPEVYQGALLNLDEGKISDVLETDTEYAIFRIVPAEPNQIETHVSGIYVLKSTKDTRAKIDAIKERLSEKTTTTQEEKLTVSEIVFAIDVSGWKDTGLGGLQFKRARVGSDPNTKRPLVEILFNDEGSKLFEDVSGRNIGKQVAIFVGGVLISAPTIQEKISGGAAVITLGISNFTEARKQAVELARELNGGSTPAPFVEKGQFKIGATLGSEALQKSLQAGMLGFLFLSIFMIFFYRYLGFIAVLALGFYSIFIVFLLQASLSFGLAAVLGVVVFTTSMYSFSSLEKNEFLSLFIALILAIMVTFIAHSPMVLTLAGVSGILLSVGMAVDANILIFERIKEELRNGRSFSAASAIGFERAWSSVRDSNLSSLITCCILWIFGSAVIKGFAVALAMGIVISMLTAITVTRSLMSIMLGKRISEMKKFLIYGTEEK